From one Mytilus edulis chromosome 1, xbMytEdul2.2, whole genome shotgun sequence genomic stretch:
- the LOC139493526 gene encoding uncharacterized protein → MEYSKSIFKWFACLDFLFYMFEEAGALRSGRNNGDNHYSSDHKYRSATVSTAALWGYVIGPIIVIVICMVCCCYWRRKRSSYEHIEQTKRLTAAIPRMTSTDKRKEPIVMFSCHSNQQRLNSSPAPPIEDSGFHE, encoded by the exons ATGGAATATtcaaaaagtattttcaaatgGTTTGCTTGCCTTGATTTTCTCTTTTATATGTTTGAAG aagcgGGAGCCCTTCGTAGTGGCCGTAATAACGGGGATAATCATTATTCATCTGATCACAAATATAGATCAGCGACTGT ATCAACAGCTGCATTATGGGGATATGTAATTGGACCAATTATagttattgttatttgtatggtCTGTTGTTGTTATTGGCGACGTAAGAGAAGCTCGTATGAACACATAGAACAGACTAAGCGGTTAACAGCAGCAATACCAAGAATGACATCAACAG ATAAAAGAAAGGAACCAATAGTAATGTTTAGTTGTCATTCCAATCAACAACGACTTAATTCTTCACCAGCTCCGCCAATAGAAGATAGCGGTTTCCATGAATGA